A stretch of the Xiphias gladius isolate SHS-SW01 ecotype Sanya breed wild chromosome 21, ASM1685928v1, whole genome shotgun sequence genome encodes the following:
- the ift52 gene encoding intraflagellar transport protein 52 homolog, with amino-acid sequence MEKEPYNSVAFNASKRELFITNNGLKSMQKRLRAQWKIQSMKEELTVEKLKGVKLWITAGPREKFTASELEVLKHYLDGGGNVLVMLGEGGEIKYDTNINFLLEEFGIMVNNDAVVRNVYYKYFHPKEALVSNGVLNREISRAAGKVVTGIIEDENIGNNAQALTFVYPYGATLSVMKPAVAVLSTGSVCFPLNRPVLAFYQGKEAGKLVVLGSCHMFSDQYIDKEENSKIMDVVLQWLMTDNIQLNQIDAEDPEITDYTMLPDTGCLSEQLRVCLQEGDENPRDFTSLFDMSLFNLSTDALPQVLGAYKQLNVKDEPLQLITPQFETPLPQLQPAVFPPALSDLPPPMLDLFDLDEMFSSEKVRLAQLTNKCTDDDLEFYVRKCGEILGVTPKLDKDQRDAKHILEHIFFQVVEFKKLNQEHDVDTEAQFTPL; translated from the exons ATGGAGAAGGAACCGTATAATTCCGTGGCCTTCAATGCTTCAAAAAGAGAACTTTTTATCACGAACAATGGATTGAAATCCATGCAGAAGAGACTACGGGCTCAATGGAAAATCCAGAG TATGAAAGAAGAGCTGACTGTGGAGAAGCTGAAAGGTGTCAAGTTGTGGATAACCGCAGGCCCACGGGAGAAGTTCACAGCATCAGAG CTGGAGGTACTGAAGCACTACCTGGATGGAGGAGGAAACGTCCTGGTCATGCTCGGTGAAGGAGGAGAAATTAAATATGACACCAACATCAACTTTCTCCTGGAGGAGTTTGGAATTATGGTTAACAACG ATGCTGTTGTGAGGAATGTGTATTACAAATACTTCCATCCTAAGGAGGCGCTTGTGTCCAATGGTGTATTGAACAG AGAGATCAGTCGGGCTGCTGGCAAAGTGGTTACAGGAATCATTGAAGACGAAAACATTGGAAACAATGCACA GGCTCTCACATTTGTGTACCCATATGGTGCCACACTGAGTGTGATGAAGCCTGCTGTGGCTGTTCTTTCAACTGGCTCAGTCTGCTTCCCCCTCAACAGGCCTGTCCTGGCCTTCTATCAAGGAAAG GAGGCTGGCAAACTGGTTGTGCTGGGTTCCTGCCACATGTTCAGTGACCAATACATAGACAAAGAAGAGAACAGTAAAATCATG GATGTCGTGCTCCAGTGGCTCATGACTGATAATATTCAGCTGAACCAGATTGATGCAGAAGACCCAGAG ATAACAGATTACACCATGTTGCCAGACACAGGGTGCTTGTCAGAACAGCTCAGAGTGTGTTTACAAGAGGGTGACGAAAACCCCAGGGACTTTACCTCTCTCTTTGATATGTCTTTGTTCAATTTGTCAACCGACGCTTTACCTCAAGTCCTCGG CGCTTACAAGCAGTTAAATGTCAAAGACGAGCCACTTCAGCTGATCACACCACAGTTTGAGACCCCTCTGCCTCAGCTTCAACCTGCT GTCTTTCCACCTGCTTTAAGTGATTTGCCTCCACCCATGCTGGACCTGTTCGATCTAGATGAAATGTTCTCTTCTGAGAAAGTGCGTCTAGCACAGCTCACCAATAAAT GTACAGACGACGATCTTGAATTCTACGTGCGGAAATGTGGTGAAATTCTGGGTGTGACGCCAAAGTTGGATAAAGATCAGAGGGATGCCAAGCATATCTTggaacacattttctttcaggtTGTAGAGTTCAAGAAACTTAATCAG GAGCATGACGTCGACACTGAGGCACAATTCACTCCTTTGTGA
- the LOC120783345 gene encoding serine/arginine-rich splicing factor 6-like: protein MPRVYVGKLSYHVREKDIQRFFSGYGKLLEIDLKNGYGFVEFEDMRDADDAVYELNGKELCGERVVIEHARGPRRDGYGYGGRSSGYSSWNRSGREKYGPPVRTEHRLIVENLSSRCSWQDLKDFMRQAGEVTYADAHKGRANEGVIEFQSRSDMKRALEKLDGTDVNGRKIRLVEDKTRRKRSYSGSRSRSRSRRRSHSRSRRSRSSHSRSRSRSRSQSRSKRRSHSRSGWKSHSRSKRKSSHSKSPEKSRSRTRKSHSPSKSKRSRYRSDARKSRSKSGSKVKMERESRSRSKEKSSSKKSRSRSRSHSESRNEKNGSKSPLGKDRPLSKSPPKHSVSRSRSRS, encoded by the exons ATGCCTCGGGTATATGTCGGCAAGCTTAGCTACCATGTTCGAGAGAAAGACATTCAAAGATTTTTTAGCGGTTATGGTAAATTACTAGAGATCGACCTGAAAAATGG GTACGGCTTTGTAGAGTTTGAGGACATGCGCGATGCTGACGATGCTGTGTATGAACTGAACGGAAAGGAGCTGTGTGGGGAGCGAGTCGTCATTGAGCATGCCCGTGGACCCAGGAGAGATGGCTACGGCTATGGGGGACGCA GTAGCGGTTACAGCAGCTGGAATCGCTCCGGCAGGGAAAAGTACGGGCCACCTGTACGCACTGAACACCGCCTCATTGTGGAGAACCTGTCAAGCAGGTGCAGCTGGCAGGACCTCAAG GATTTTATGCGGCAAGCAGGTGAAGTAACCTATGCTGATGCTCATAAAGGCCGCGCCAACGAGGGCGTCATTGAATTTCAATCCCGTTCAGACATGAAGCGAGCCCTGGAAAAGCTAGACGGCACTGATGTTAATGGGAGGAAGATTCGTCTGGTGGAAGACAAAACACGGCGCAAGCGCTCTTATTCTGGCAGCAGATCCAG GTCTCGCAGCAGGAGGCGCTCTCACAGCCGCAGCCGAAGAAGCAGGAGCTCTCACAGCCGTTCCAGGTCTCGCTCACG tTCTCAGTCTCGCAGCAAGCGCAGGTCTCACTCCAGGTCAGGATGGAAGTCACACTCCAGATCAAAGAGAAAGTCTAGCCACTCTAAATCCCCAGAGAAGTCTCGCTCACGCACCCGCAAATCACACAGTCCCTCCAAGAGCAAAAGGTCCCGCTATCGCTCAGACGCTCGCAAGTCGCGCTCCAAGAGTGGGTCCAAAGTCAAAATGGAGCGTGAATCCCGAAGTCGTTCCAAGGAGAAATCTTCCAGTAAGAAGTCTCGGAGCCGCTCGCGTTCACACTCAGAgagtagaaatgaaaaaaatggctCCAAATCTCCTCTTGGCAAGGACCGTCCGCTCTCCAAGTCCCCGCCAAAGCACTCTGTGTCCCGCTCCAGGTCTCGCTCTTGA
- the acot8 gene encoding acyl-coenzyme A thioesterase 8 — MAAVRSHCVQPAATSGRRSGQTNMAERRVDERHSGGGSTNNCDRQGDAEPPKSPDGESSEGLGAQYTPDLKSVLVTSVLNLEELDVDLYRGTHHWVPRSQRLFGGQIVGQALVAAAKSVSDNLYAHSLHCYFVRAGDPKVPVLYQVDRTRDGRSFTVRSVKAIQHGQPILIFQASFHMLQPSPLQHQFTMPVVPQPEDLLTVEELIHLYLSKPDLAEKSKQGLNKLLANEVPMEIKPIQPPHFYRITSAEPRKLFWVRARGYIGEGNMKLHCCVAAYVSDFALLGTALLPYPDYKAHFSASLDHAMWFHTTFRSDEWMLFECESPWAGGSRGLVQGRLWRRDGVLAASCSQEGVLRVNPLKEPSKL; from the exons ATGGCGGCGGTACGCTCTCACTGCGTCCAGCCTGCCGCGACATCAGGAAGAAGAAGTGGCCAAACAAACATGGCGGAAAGACGAGTGGACGAGCGTCATAGCGGTGGCGGGTCAACGAATAATTGTGACCGGCAAGGAGATGCCGAGCCACCGAAATCCCCTGACGGCGAAAGCTCGGAGGGGCTTGGAGCTCAGTATACCCCCGACCTGAAAAGCGTCCTGGTCACCAGCGTTTTGAACTTGGAGGAGCTCGACGTGGACCTCTACAG AGGCACGCATCACTGGGTCCCCCGCAGCCAGCGCTTGTTCGGGGGCCAAATAGTCGGTCAGGCCCTCGTGGCTGCTGCCAAATCGGTCAGCGACAACCTCTACGCCCATTCTCTCCACTGCTACTTTGTACGAGCAG GGGATCCTAAGGTTCCGGTGCTGTACCAGGTGGACCGCACGAGAGACGGTCGCAGTTTCACAGTGCGCTCCGTGAAGGCCATCCAGCATGGACAGCCCATACTGATCTTCCAAGCGTCCTTCCACATGCTGCAGCCGAGCCCCCTGCAGCACCAGTTCACCATGCCGGTGGTCCCCCAGCCCGAAGACCTCCTCACTGTGGAGGAGCTCATTCATCTTTATCTCAG taaacCAGACCTGGCAGAGAAATCGAAACAAGGTCTTAACAAACTGCTGGCCAACGAGGTCCCCATGGAGATAAAGCCAATCCAGCCACCACACTTTTACAGAATTACTTCAGCTGAGCCGAGGAAGCTGTTCTGGGTGCGAGCACGAGGATATATTG gtGAAGGCAACATGAAGCTGCATTGCTGTGTTGCTGCATACGTATCAGACTTTGCGTTACTGGGCACAGCACTGTTGCCTTATCCCGACTACAAGGCCCATTTCTCAGCCTCTTTGGACCACGCCATGTGGTTCCACACCACTTTCCGCAGTGATGAGTGGATGTTGTTTGAGTGTGAGAGCCCATGGGCAG GGGGCAGTAGGGGACTGGTTCAAGGCAGACTGTGGAGAAGAGACGGGGTGCTGGCTGCCTCCTGTTCCCAGGAGGGTGTCTTGAGAGTGAATCCCCTCAAAGAGCCCAGCAAACTATAA